TTACCCCATTTCCGAGCAATTGACCATAACTATGCTTATATACATGAACAACCTTACCCAGCCTTTCCGTTCTTGCTTCTCTAGAAAAGCCACGTTCGAGTGGTTCGTTGTGATTGTCGCCGGCTTCATGCTGCGCGCCGACCATCTGGGCGTTACTTCGGTGATTCGATATCTCTCGCTGAATCCCCGGTGTTACGAAACGCTCATTCATTTCTTCCATTCGTCGGGCTGGTCCCTTTCGTCGCTGCGGCAGAAGTGGCTCCAGGTCGTACGCCAGCATGCGCCTCTCTCGGTGGTCAAGCAGGCCACCTCGGGGCTGTTTTTCCGCTATCTGCGAACGCCCTCCCATGCCGTAGTCTCTGAAGCCAGTGTGGCCACCTATTTACGCAAGTCTATTTTTCACCTGTTTGCCCAAAATCCGCACATCCATTCTTACATATCCGCAGACTGACCGTCACAACATGTCTCACTCCTCAATAGTATAAAACTAAAGGGGGAGTGATTATGACTCGAAGGGTTAGCAGATTCCTCTCATTCCTACTGGCTGTTGAGGCTCTAACATTGGGCATCCATATAGCCGCAGCTTCTGCCGTCAGCAAAGTGTCCATTACATCCACGACTGTCACCAAATCCGGCATTGAGGTTCGGCCTTACACCAGCAACCCCGCATTATCCAAAGAAGATCAAGCAAAAGCCTATCGTGATTATAAAAATCTGACACGTGTCGTTATGGTAGAGAAGTATGTACTGTCCGGCGAAGGAGCCAAGACAAAGATAGGCATTGGTGCAGGCTTCATGTTACCTGGAGGATATATTGTCACTAATAATCACGTGGCCCCCACCAGCTATAATGGAAAGAAATTACGATTCCAAATCACCTTTTATGCGCAAAAATCGGACGGGTATCTGCTTGGCTCACTAGTGGCAACAGATCTTAAGGATGACCTCTCCCTGCTGAAGATTGACGCTAACAAAATCCCCAAGAGCTAT
This genomic interval from Paenibacillus sp. FSL H8-0332 contains the following:
- a CDS encoding serine protease, with the translated sequence MTRRVSRFLSFLLAVEALTLGIHIAAASAVSKVSITSTTVTKSGIEVRPYTSNPALSKEDQAKAYRDYKNLTRVVMVEKYVLSGEGAKTKIGIGAGFMLPGGYIVTNNHVAPTSYNGKKLRFQITFYAQKSDGYLLGSLVATDLKDDLSLLKIDANKIPKSYQDSYFKEFNLVPTANEKVTVIGHPTKPIGNSDTLTTKRYTWTPLYGTFTADDVAVIRKSKNASTPDVYTHSMEFNVQTWPGNSGSAVIDSSDKIVGVISSTILGKPRSFATSSKLILQFIENNNLSEAIFGHAAGGGQS